The window CGCGGCCCGAGGTGCAGCGTCTTCCGCGGGACGTCGAGCGCGGCGCCGGTCAGGGCGTCGAGCACCGCCCACAGCACGCCGTGCGTCATGTAGATCGACTCGTCGTTGCCGCGCAGTCCGGCGCTCCAGGCGTTGCCGTCGCGCCAGATGCGCTCGCAGATCCCGCGCAGCGTGCCGAGCGCGGCCTCGACCTCGCCGACGTAGATCTGCAGGCAGATCTGGTACGAGATCACCTGCCAGACGTAGGTCAGCGTCTCGTTCTGCGGCAGACCGCGGGCGAGCGGGTGCTCGACCTCGCTGCCGTCGAAGCGCGCCTCCGCGCGCGGCAGCGGACGGAAGCGTCCGCCGCAGGCCTCGAGCGCGGCGTCGACCAGCACGCGCTGCTGGTGGCGCACGTGCGACACGCAGCGCTCGTACTTGACGACCGGCGCGAGACCCGCCCAGCGCGCCGCCCAGTCGCCGGCGAGCGACGCGGTGAAGATCGTGTCGCGTTCGGGCGTGGTGCGGAAGAAGCCGCGCTCGTCCCAGAGCTCGTCGAGGCGCAGCGAGGCGGTCGCAAGCAGCTTCCTGTAGTCCGGGATGCGTGCCTGATCGACCGCGGTCGCGAGATCGATCATCGTCGCGAGCGTCGCGAGGTAGAGCGTCGTGCTGTAGGCGAAGACACCGGGGAAGTCCCAGACGTCGAACGTCGTACCGCCCTCGGGCACGCCGCGCGGCGCGAGGCCGTCGAGGTACTCCATGCCGCGCACGAGCGAGGGCCAGAAGCGCTCGAGCACGTCGGCGCGTCCCGTCGAGCGCCACACCTTGCCGACCTGCAGGACGAGCGACATCGTGAGATCGGTCCACTCCTTGGCCGGCAGGAAATCTTTGATGTACATCGGCCAGCCGTACGGGACGTCCGTCGTGCCGAGGCCGAGGTCGCAGTTGCCGTTGCCGTGCGGGATCGCGCCGCGCGGGTCCTGCAGGCGGCGGAACTCGTCGAGCTCGGTGAGGTTGAGCTCCGGGAAGAACGTCGCGACGTAGGGCTGCGCCGAGAGCCGCTGGTCGTTGGTGCCGGTGAGCCCGCCCATCGGCCAGCTCCAGTCGACGCCCTCGATCGTGTAGAGGCGTCCGCTCTGCGGCACGACGCTGTTGCACAGCGTCGAGTCGATCGAGTTCGCGAGCGCGCGCACGAGCCACGGCGGCAGCGTCGAGTCGGTGAGCAGGCGGACGACCTCGGTCGAGCGCTCCTCGAGGCTCGCGCGCTCGTCGAGCACCTTGGCTGCCGCCTCGTCGAGCGAGCGGTGGTACACCTCGTAGACGTGCCCGACGCGCACGCCGTCGTGCGCCTCGGCGTCCGACGCACGGGTTCCGGCATCCGCCGCTGTGCTCGACGTCGCGGCGCGCCGCGCGAGAGCGGGCTCGGTGACGTGATCCGCCGTCCACCAGCCGAGCAGGAAGACCACCTCGCGGTTGCTGCGCGGCGCGAGCTCGCAGCGCGCGGCGCACGCCGCGGCCGGGCGGTAGACGCCGTCTTCGCCGCGTCGGCCGCCGTCGGTGCAGAACACGCGGCCCTCGCGCGAGAACGTCTCCAGCACCGAGCTGCGCGGGGCGTCGGCGTTCCAGCCGTCGCACACCGTCACCTCGAGGCCGTCGTCGGACTCGACCAGGATCAGGTACTCGCCGGTCACCGAGCGGCGATGGTCGCGCTCGTCGTAGGTCTGCTCGGTGCGGAAGCGGACGCCGCGCCGTCCCGCCACCGTCACCGCTTCCTGGTAGTTCCCGGCGATGCTGTCGTAGACGACGCGCTTGCGGACGCCGATCAGCTCGCCCTCGGGTCCGAGCTCGACGCCCAGGTGTCCGGTCCCGCCGCGCCCGAGCACGTTCTCGAAGGAGAACAGCACGGCCGCGACCACGGGCTCGTCGTCGGGGTTCTCGAGGTGGAAGCGCAGCACCGCGACCGGCAGCGTCGAGCTCGCGAGGTCGTGCGGCACGTGCGGCGTGAAGCCGTCGAGCTTGATGCCGATCGGCAGGTGGTGCTGGAAGCGCAGCGAGAACGACGGCAGCAGACCGATGAACGTCGTCGAGTCGACGTGGTGCACGCCCTCGTACTCGGGCGGCGCGTCGGGCGACGGCGGCCTGCGCAGCACGACCGTTTCGCGCGTTCCGTCGTGCTCGGCGAAGACCGCGAAGAAGCTTCCGCGCAGATCGCGCACCGGACACATCCAGTTGTTGTTCGAGCGCAGCTCGCCGAAGCTGCCGTCGGTGTTGATGCAGACGTTCCCGGCACCGATCCCGCCCAGGGGAAAGCCGCGCTTGACGCGACATTCGTGGTAGGCGCCCGAATCGGAATCGAAGCGGATCGGCTGGGCAGCCATGTCTCGACGATGCACGCGCGGGGCGGGCTCCGCAATCAGGCGAGGAGCACCGCGATGATGCCGGTGACGAAGACGCCGTCGAACGTCCCGGCGCCGCCGATCGACACGAGCGGCGAGCGGAGCTCGCGGATGCGGGGCAGGTGGGCGAGGTCGGCGCCGAGCAGCGTCCCGATGCTGCCGGCGGGGTAGGCGAGGGCGGGGGCCGCGTCGGGTGCGAGCGCGAGCGCCGTCGCCGCGGCCGTGAGCGGCGGCAGGAAGATCGGCACCGCGATGCCCACCCCGGGCACGGGACGCGCGAGCCGGTAGCTCACCGCGGCGACCACCGCGATCGCGATCGCGCCCTGCACGAACAGGCGATGCTCGAAGAGCAGGTAGAGGCCGAGCAGCGTCGGCACGACCGCACCGCCGAGGTTGACCGCCACCACCGTGCGCTCGGGCGGCTCGCCGACGGCGGTCAGCGGCACGTTGATCGCGCTGCCGAGCAGCGACACCAGCAGCAGCGCGCCGAACGTGCGGTGCCCGATCCCGAGGCGCTCCCAGGTGAACTCGAGCACGCCGAGCTCGATCAGCCCGATCAGCGCGGCGAGCGCGACGCCGAGCAACAGGACGATGGGTCCGCGTGGACGCAGCCCGGGCGAGGAGGGCGTCAGGGAATCTTCCATGTCGAGGCGGTGAGCGTCAGGCCCGCGCGCTACGGATGATCGCCCACTCCTCGGCGTTCATTTTTTCCTTGATGCGCGAGCCCTTGCCGAGGTGTCGGTAGGCGCCGCCCTCGGAGAAGTACTCCTCCCAGGGCTCGGCCGGGACGTAGGTGTCGGGCTTCTTGTCGCCGATCTTCACGCCGAGCACCTGCTCGACGAGATCGACGTCGTACATGCGAACCGCGTCGTAGTCGGTGAGCAGCGCGCACACCTCGACGCAGATGTAGCAGCCGATGCACTCCTGGAAGCGGTCCTGCACCGGTTGCACACCGCGTCCCGGCACCGAGCCGGGCCGCAGGTACTCGATGCACTGGACGGGGCAGAACTCCGGACACTTGCCGCACGGGAAGCAGAGGTTCACGTCCATGAACGCGACCTCGCGCGGACGCTTCTTCTTCTCCGAGATCTCGTCCGGGACCTCGGGGATGCGGTCTTCCTTGAGGCGGCGCTTGATGACGTCGATCGCATCCATGTCTGGTCCTCGTCGGCTGCTCCCCGTCCGAGACTACAAGGCGCAGCGCGCACGTGGAAGCCGAGGTGCGCCCGCGCGCGGCGAACCGCTATGGTGATCGGCCATGGCCGTCCTGGTGATCCTGCTGCTCGTGCTCGCCTACGGGGCGTTCCGCTTCTTCGTCGGCTACCCGCGTCCGCCGATGCCGCTGCAAGCGCTCTCGCCGCGCGAGTACGCGACCATCCGCGCGGCCGCGCTCGCGTCGTATCCGCGCGGCGGTGCGATCGAGCCGTCGGGGCTCGACGCCGGGATCCCGCTGCACGTCGATCGCTTCGTCGCCGCCCAGCCGCGCTCGACCCGAACGCTCATGCGGTTGCTCTTCGTGCTGATCGAGCACGGCACGTTGCTCTTCCCCGCGCCGGGATTCGGCGTCGCGCGCTTCTCCTCGCTGCGCGAGGACCAGCAGGTCGCCTACCTCGAGTCGTGGCAGAAGAGCCGGCTGCTGCACCGTCGTCTGGTGTTCGTCAGCCTGCGCGCGATCCTGACCATGGGCTACTTCGCCGATCCGGCGGTGCTGCGCGCGCTGGGGCTCGCGCCGCGCGCGATCCCGACGCCGGTGATCGAGGCCGATCTGCTGTGGCCGCGCATCGGCGAGCGGCCCGAGTCGATCCGCGTGCGTCCCGAGGACGTCACGGCCGGCTCGGACGGCATACCGCTCGGCGTCGAGGGGCCGCTCCATCCCGCGTACGAGGCGCGCGCATGAGCGGCGAGGTTCGCGTCTTCGCGCAGTACGACCGCGACGTCCACGAGAGCTGCGACGTCGTGGTCGTCGGCTCCGGACCGGCCGGTGCGGTGGTGGCATACGAGGTCGCGCGAACCGGCAAGGACGTCGTGCTGCTCGAGGAGGGACCGCCGTTCACGGCGGAGGACTTCGTCCTCGACGGCTCGCTGTCGCTCGCGCGCACGATGCGCGAGGGCGGGCTGCGCTCGACGCGCGGTGGCTTCTACATGCCGACCATGCAGGCGATCGCGCTCGGCGGCGGATCGCTCGTCAACTCGGCGATCTGCGTACGCGCGCCGGACTTCACGCTCGACGCGTGGTGCGAGGAGTTCGAGCTGCGTCGCACGACGCGCGCCGACCTCGACCCGCACTACCAGGCGGTCGAGGATTTCCTCGGCATCGCGCCGACCCCGGACGAGGTGCAGGGGCTGCGCAACCTGCTGTTCCGCGACGGCTGCAACGCGCTCGGCTTCTCGTGCGAGCCGATCCCGCGCAACGTGCGCGGCTGCCGCGGCAGCGGCGAGTGCTTCACCGGCTGTCGCTCGCGCGCGAAGCAGTCGGTCGACATCAGCTACGTGCCGGCGGCCGTCCGCCACGGCATGCGCGTGCTGACCTCGGTGCAGGTGCAGCGCGTGCTCGCGCAGGGACGGCGCGCGACCGGCATCGAGGGCCGCGTGGTGCGTCCGTTCACCGGCGAGCCGTCGCACCACGTCCGCGTCGATGCAAAAATCGTCGTGCTCGCGGCGGGCTGCATGGCGACCCCGGTGCTGCTGCACCGCAGCGAGCTCGCGAACTCGTCGGGCGCGGTCGGCGAGTACCTGCAGTTCCACCCCGGCGTCGCGATCATGGGCGTCTTCCCCGAGCGCACGCAGCCGCAGTTCGGCGCGACGCAGGGCTACCAGTCGCTGCACTTCCTGCGGCGGGGCTTCAAGCTCGAGACGCTGTGGGCGCCGCCCGGCGTACTCGCCGTGCGCTTGCCCGGCTTCGGCTTCGACCTGAAGGCGAACCTCGCGCGCTTCCCCTACGCCGCGATCTGGGACGCGATCGCGTCGTGCAACCGCTCGTTCGGACGCGTGCGCCCGCAGCGCGGGACGCTCGATCCGGTGCTCACCTACCGGCTTCACCCCGAGGACGTGAAGATCCTCGGCGAGGCGATGTGGGTGCTCGCGCAGATCTTCTTCGCAGCGGGCGCGACCAGCATCCTGCCCGGCGTGCACCGTCTGCCCGACGAGATGCGCTCGCTGCGCGAAGCAGAAGCGCTGCGCACGCACGACCTGCGCGCGAGCGACCTGACGTGCGGCGGCAACCACGTCTTCAGCACGACGCGCATGCACGGCGATCCGAAGAAGGGCGTCGTCGACGAGGACGGCCGCTGCCACGACATGGACAACCTCTACATCGCCGACACCGGCATCATGCCGCGCAGCCCGTCGGTGAACCCGATGCTGACGGTCATGGCGCTCGCGCACCGGATCGGCGTCGGGATCAGCTCGCGTCTGTGAGCACCGCGCGCGCGACGTGGCGGCGGCGCCACGCCCAGAGGAGACGCAGCGCGCGCGTCGCGACCTCCTCGGGGTCGCCGCTCGTGTCGATGCGCAGCGCCGGCTCGGCGGCCTCGAGCGGCTCGGCGCGTCCGCGCTGCGCGACGTAGACCTCCCAGCCGGCGTCGGACAGCGCGGGCTGCCCGGCGGCCGCCGCTTGCTCGGGGCGCTCGTGGCGCCTGCGCAGACGCTCGCGGATCGTCGCCTCGTCGGCGACGCACTCGAGGAAGACCAGCGGACAGCGCACGCGGCGCGCGAGCGCGTGCACGGGCTCGCGCTCCTCGCGGCGGTGGAAGGTCGCATCCAGGATCACCGCGTCGCCGCGCGCGAGCGCATGCTCGGCCTCGGCGGCGAGCGCGCGGTAGGTCTCGCGGCGCATCTCGTCGCGGTAGAGCGTCGCGCCGAC is drawn from Candidatus Binatia bacterium and contains these coding sequences:
- a CDS encoding DUF1614 domain-containing protein, with amino-acid sequence MEDSLTPSSPGLRPRGPIVLLLGVALAALIGLIELGVLEFTWERLGIGHRTFGALLLVSLLGSAINVPLTAVGEPPERTVVAVNLGGAVVPTLLGLYLLFEHRLFVQGAIAIAVVAAVSYRLARPVPGVGIAVPIFLPPLTAAATALALAPDAAPALAYPAGSIGTLLGADLAHLPRIRELRSPLVSIGGAGTFDGVFVTGIIAVLLA
- a CDS encoding GH116 family glycosyl-hydrolase, whose product is MAAQPIRFDSDSGAYHECRVKRGFPLGGIGAGNVCINTDGSFGELRSNNNWMCPVRDLRGSFFAVFAEHDGTRETVVLRRPPSPDAPPEYEGVHHVDSTTFIGLLPSFSLRFQHHLPIGIKLDGFTPHVPHDLASSTLPVAVLRFHLENPDDEPVVAAVLFSFENVLGRGGTGHLGVELGPEGELIGVRKRVVYDSIAGNYQEAVTVAGRRGVRFRTEQTYDERDHRRSVTGEYLILVESDDGLEVTVCDGWNADAPRSSVLETFSREGRVFCTDGGRRGEDGVYRPAAACAARCELAPRSNREVVFLLGWWTADHVTEPALARRAATSSTAADAGTRASDAEAHDGVRVGHVYEVYHRSLDEAAAKVLDERASLEERSTEVVRLLTDSTLPPWLVRALANSIDSTLCNSVVPQSGRLYTIEGVDWSWPMGGLTGTNDQRLSAQPYVATFFPELNLTELDEFRRLQDPRGAIPHGNGNCDLGLGTTDVPYGWPMYIKDFLPAKEWTDLTMSLVLQVGKVWRSTGRADVLERFWPSLVRGMEYLDGLAPRGVPEGGTTFDVWDFPGVFAYSTTLYLATLATMIDLATAVDQARIPDYRKLLATASLRLDELWDERGFFRTTPERDTIFTASLAGDWAARWAGLAPVVKYERCVSHVRHQQRVLVDAALEACGGRFRPLPRAEARFDGSEVEHPLARGLPQNETLTYVWQVISYQICLQIYVGEVEAALGTLRGICERIWRDGNAWSAGLRGNDESIYMTHGVLWAVLDALTGAALDVPRKTLHLGPRVGGEISRLRCPVFFPGAWALLEHDPDDKLVKLEVLRHFGDPVTIETVVTHAPSGSVRTHTLKPTELVAGTTLELHLERGKKEG
- a CDS encoding GMC family oxidoreductase, which gives rise to MSGEVRVFAQYDRDVHESCDVVVVGSGPAGAVVAYEVARTGKDVVLLEEGPPFTAEDFVLDGSLSLARTMREGGLRSTRGGFYMPTMQAIALGGGSLVNSAICVRAPDFTLDAWCEEFELRRTTRADLDPHYQAVEDFLGIAPTPDEVQGLRNLLFRDGCNALGFSCEPIPRNVRGCRGSGECFTGCRSRAKQSVDISYVPAAVRHGMRVLTSVQVQRVLAQGRRATGIEGRVVRPFTGEPSHHVRVDAKIVVLAAGCMATPVLLHRSELANSSGAVGEYLQFHPGVAIMGVFPERTQPQFGATQGYQSLHFLRRGFKLETLWAPPGVLAVRLPGFGFDLKANLARFPYAAIWDAIASCNRSFGRVRPQRGTLDPVLTYRLHPEDVKILGEAMWVLAQIFFAAGATSILPGVHRLPDEMRSLREAEALRTHDLRASDLTCGGNHVFSTTRMHGDPKKGVVDEDGRCHDMDNLYIADTGIMPRSPSVNPMLTVMALAHRIGVGISSRL